A part of Aspergillus flavus chromosome 5, complete sequence genomic DNA contains:
- a CDS encoding actin polymerization protein Bzz1 (unnamed protein product), with the protein MATPDVAPQFGAELKDAFKPVNNWVSHGVQWLDEIQQFYRERSAIEKEYAAKLTALCRKYQDRKAKKISTLSVGDTPTMTPGSLESASLTTWTTHLTTVEAHAGERDQFATNLLVQVAEPLKLAATQYEEIRKSHVEFHAKLEKERDAAYGDLKKAKGKYDGVCQEVEGKRKKMENSFDHSKPKAQAAYQQQILEMNNVKNSYLISINVTNKLKERFYHEYVPELLDSLQNLNEMRVSKLNSLWSLAAQLEKSSLSKSMEHMAHLLNEIPRNVPHLDSLMFLRHNVSQSQEPPNMTFEPSPVWHDDEALVTDETAKVFLRNLLSKSKTQVRELRVEADQKRRDVETSKRIRENIQQGKDNRSEVEVVRSIFYLQGALHEVERKKLTAEVETSTIMSVVGDLSLGAKNHNFKSQTFKIPTNCDLCGERIWGLSAKGFDCRDCGYTCHSKCQMKVPAECPGEQNKEEKKKLKAERQEQANATPHLDLEPTTTGSSAAPSLTRKDTMNSLSSGYAVSANRSLSNAASQPALANPTESAAPSPVPEAAATPAPVQETKPKRNRVLAPPPAQYVKAPPVAETTKPSEPRGKMVYPFQAGGADEITVQDGDDVTILEPDDGSGWMRVRAGSAEGLVPASYVEPAPAASAAPATSPGMAERPGSTYSTSSASLAGSAVGKKVGPAVAPRRGAKKLQYVEALYDYEARSDMEWSMVEGDRFVLVNRDGGDGWADVERGGVTKSVPANYIQEV; encoded by the exons ATGGCAACACCCGATGTGGCTCCTCAATTTGGAGCGGAACTAAAG GATGCGTTCAAACCGGTCAACAATTGG GTTTCCCACGGGGTACAATGGCTCGACGAGATACAACAATTCTACCGGGAACGGAGCGCCATCGAAAAGGAGTACGCCGCCAAGCTGACGGCCCTCTGCAGAAAATACCAGGATcgcaaagccaagaaaatAAGCACATTGAGCGTCGGAGATACTCCAACGATGACTCCAGGTTCACTTGAAAGCGCTTCACTTACCACTTGGACTACCCACCTAACCACCGTTGAAGCGCATGCGGGAGAACGTGATCAGTTCGCTACAAACCTCCTTGTCCAGGTTGCGGAACCTCTGAAACTAGCTGCGACGCAATATGAGGAAATCAGAAAGTCTCACGTTGAATTTCATGCGAAactggaaaaggaaagagacgCCGCCTATGGCGACCTCAAGAAGGCAAAGGGCAAATACGATGGGGTGTGCCAAGAAGTGGAGGGAAAGCGCAAAAAGATGGAGAATTCGTTCGATCACAGTAAACCCAAGGCACAGGCCGCATATCAGCAGCAGATCTTGGAAATGAACAACGTCAAG AATTCGTACCTCATCAGCATAAACGTGACAAACAAGTTGAAGGAACGGTTCTACCATGAATACGTCCCGGAGCTACTAGAT AGCCTGCAAAACCTCAACGAAATGCGCGTATCGAAGTTGAATTCACTATGGTCACTTGCGGCGCAACTGGAAAAATCTTCATTATCTAAGAGTATGGAACACATGGCCCATCTACTCAACGAAATCCCACGGAATGTCCCACACCTCGATTCGCTCATGTTCCTGCGCCACAATGTCAGCCAGTCCCAGGAACCACCTAATATGACCTTTGAGCCTAGCCCTGTTTGGCACGATGACGAAGCGCTTGTCACCGATGAGACTGCGAAGGTCTTCTTGCGCAACCTTCTCAGCAAGAGTAAAACACAGGTCCGAGAACTGAGAGTTGAGGCCGACCAGAAACGCAGGGATGTCGAAACGTCCAAGCGGATCCGCGAGAACATCCAACAAGGCAAAGACAACCGAAGCGAGGTCGAGGTAGTCCGATCTATTTTCTACCTGCAGGGTGCTTTGCATGAAGTGGAGCGGAAGAAGCTCACTGCCGAGGTCGAAACATCCACTATCATGTCGGTAGTTGGTGATCTATCGTTGGGTGCCAAGAATCACAACTTCAAGTCGCAAACGTTTAAGATCCCGACCAACTGTGACCTCTGCGGGGAGCGGATATGGGGACTCTCGGCGAAGGGATTTGATTGCAGGGATTGCGGATATACGTGTCACAGCAAATGCCAGATGAAAGTCCCCGCAGAATGTCCTGGCGAACAGAataaggaagagaagaagaagctcaaaGCGGAACGACAAGAACAGGCCAATGCTACACCACACCTCGACCTTGAGCCGACAACTACTGGTTCATCTGCCGCGCCGTCCCTAACTCGGAAGGATACGATGAACTCATTGAGTTCAGGGTACGCGGTGAGTGCCAACCGGTCGTTGTCCAACGCTGCCAGCCAGCCAGCGTTGGCTAACCCGACCGAATCGGCTGCTCCATCTCCGGTGCCAGAAGCGGCGGCAACTCCAGCCCCTGTTCAGGAAACCAAGCCTAAGAGAAATAGGGTCCTAGCTCCACCCCCTGCGCAATACGTCAAGGCTCCGCCAGTAGCTGAAACGACGAAGCCAAGCGAACCACGCGGCAAGATGGTCTATCCATTCCAAGCTGGAGGAGCCGACGAAATAACCGTTCAAGATGGGGATGATGTAACTATTCTTGAACCGGATG ATGGATCTGGATGGATGCGCGTCCGCGCTGGCTCGGCCGAGGGCCTCGTCCCAGCCTCTTACGTGGAACCGGCACCCGCGGCGTCCGCAGCCCCTGCGACCAGCCCCGGGATGGCTGAACGTCCGGGATCCACTTATTCcacctcctccgcctcatTGGCAGGTAGTGCGGTGGGCAAGAAAGTCGGACCGGCCGTAGCACCTCGCCGGGGCGCTAAGAAGCTGCAGTACGTCGAAGCGTTGTACGACTACGAGGCCCGCAGCGATATGGAATGGAGCATGGTGGAAGGCGACCGGTTTGTGCTGGTCAACCGAGACGGCGGGGACGGATGGGCCGACGtggaaagaggaggagtGACCAAAAGTGTGCCGGCCAACTACATCCAGGAGGTGTAG
- a CDS encoding copper fist DNA binding domain-containing protein — MLIDGEKWACEACVRGHRVTTCKHHDRPLIRINRKGRPFSTCSVCHNTPCPTPEEHTKLKREAEAKSSSKRGAARVSSRSNSVLVPIAPRPSSSSPTPSPQSRPQIMAASGPVVSAPPQQQSPQQQQPQFQPEPFARSSMALPFTGGEFVTPALCSMGDVPVSLSMVSPLDADPTGRLLFGEGAFGDGGFSLEDLDVGALEGGVLQEDWSWLSEDAL; from the exons ATGCTCATCGACGGTGAAAAGTGGGCTTGTGAAGCTTGCGTCCGCGGACACCGTGTGACGACTTGTAAACATCATG ATCGACCGCTAATCCGTATCAATCGGAAAGGTCGACCCTTCTCCACCTGCTCCGTATGCCACAACACTCCCTGCCCAACACCAGAAGAGCATACCAAGCTCAAACGCGAGGCCGAGGCCAAATCCTCTTCAAAA AGAGGTGCCGCTAGAGTCTCTTCGCGTTCGAATTCTGTCTTAGTTCCTATTGCGCCGAGACCCTCGTCCAGTTCGCCGACGCCGAGTCCCCAGAGTCGTCCCCAGATTATGGCCGCGTCGGGTCCCGTGGTGTCCGCGCCACCGCAGCAGCAAtcgccgcagcagcagcagccgcagTTTCAGCCGGAGCCGTTTGCGCGGTCGAGTATGGCGCTGCCGTTCACCGGAGGCGAGTTTGTGACGCCGGCGTTGTGCTCCATGGGTGATGTGCCTGTGTCGTTGTCGATGGTTAGTCCGTTGGATGCGGATCCGACGGGGCGGTTGTTGTTTGGGGAGGGCGCGTTTGGGGATGGCGGGTTCTcgttggaggatttggatgtTGGGGCGTTGGAGGGAGGGGTTCTGCAGGAGGATTGGTCGTGGTTGTCGGAGGATGCGCTCTAa
- a CDS encoding putative transporter, translating into MKVVTAKKASQHRSILVTYSMGKPGDMPAHKAVHVNKSFILSFTALALVALLVALDGTSISVALPIISKRLGGTAIEAFWTGTSYLLCSTVLQPSFGSLSDLFGRKPLIMLALLFFVVGAIVAATSQNFTIMIAGRSLQGVGGGGVVTLIEIIITDLVPLQLRGHYFGMIGTVLSIGSVTGPIVGGGFAEQVSWRWIFYINVPIAGASLFLIPFSLKAHSPTPSPLNAKIRSIDYIGVVLFVASMTSCLIGITWGGVIHPWRSAQTLCPILLAIIGMIIFAYHEIFRARDPIIPVSIFGTPTAIVNFIGVIVHGLILWCVLYYLPFYFEAVKGYTPILAGTALLPLTFTLCPSAITIGLLITRWGCYRWAVVLGSLLACLGSGLLCIINAHTSVAGWVCLMLVPGLGLGSLFPALIYAIQASAEPRQLAIAVAMCSFFRSLGQAIGIAIGGVIFQNSMHSNLMKYPAHASHADDYSKNVILLVEALRKMPESATTDDLKTAYSDSLRIVWAVCCALAGISALLSLLTKDYTLTAGEPAQEDVGETNKTATQVK; encoded by the exons ATGAAGGTTGTAACTGCAAAAAAAGCCTCTCAACACCGAAGTATTTTAGTAACATATAGCATGGGAAAGCCTGGAGACATGCCCGCCCACAAGGCCGTTCATGTAAACAAAAGCTTTATTCTTTCGTTCACAGCGCTAGCTCTTGTTGCGCTACTGGTGGCTCTCGATGGAACATCCATATCAGTCGCCCTACCG ATTATTTCCAAGAGGCTTGGAGGAACCGCAATTGAAGCATTTTGGACAGGAACTTCATACTTACTATGCTCTACTG TGCTTCAGCCCAGTTTTGGATCCCTGTCAGACCTTTTTGGGAGAAAGCCACTTATCATGCTGGCACTCCTATTTTTTGTTGTAGGTGCCATCGTCGCAGCCACCTCCCAGAATTTTACTATCATGATTGCCGGACGGTCGCTCCAGGGTGTAGGTGGAGGAGGTGTTGTAACATTGATCGAGATTATCATTACGGACTTGGTGCCATTGCAACTGCGTGGCCATTATTTTGGGATGATTGGGACGGTACTAAGTATCGGCTCTGTGACGGGCCCAATCGTGGGTGGCGGTTTTGCGGAGCAGGTTAGCTGG AGATGGATCTTTTATATCAATGTACCCATTGCAGGGGcatccctcttcctcatacCCTTCTCCCTCAAAGCTCACTCCCCTACACCTTCCCCACTGAATGCCAAAATCCGGAGTATCGATTACATTGGCGTGGTTTTGTTCGTGGCCAGTATGACTTCTTGCTTGATCGGAATCACATGGGGGGGCGTAATCCATCCATGGCGCTCCGCCCAAACCCTCTGCCCGATCCTCCTAGCCATCATTGGGATGATAATATTTGCCTACCACGAGATATTCCGAGCTAGGGACCCCATCATTCCTGTCTCCATATTTGGCACGCCCACCGCAATAGTGAATTTTATCGGCGTCATCGTGCACGGCCTCATCCTGTGGTGTGTCCTTTACTACCTCCCATTCTACTTCGAAGCCGTAAAAGGCTATACCCCGATCCTGGCCGGAACCGCGCTACTGCCGCTGACATTCACACTGTGCCCAAGTGCCATCACCATAGGGCTATTAATCACCCGCTGGGGCTGCTACCGATGGGCAGTAGTACTGGGTTCCTTGCTCGCCTGTCTTGGCTCTGGCCTTCTCTGCATCATCAACGCCCATACCAGCGTAGCAGGATGGGTCTGTCTAATGCTCGTTCCTGGCCTCGGGCTCGGATCCCTTTTTCCAGCACTGATATACGCGATCCAGGCATCCGCAGAGCCGCGCCAGTTGGCAATTGCCGTGGCTATGTGCAGCTTTTTCCGGTCGCTAGGACAAGCGATCGGAATCGCGATTGGAGGTGTTATCTTCCAAAACAGCATGCATTCCAACCTAATGAAATATCCAGCTCATGCCTCCCATGCAGATGATTACAGTAAGAACGTTATTTTGTTGGTGGAGGCCCTGCGGAAGATGCCAGAATCTGCAACTACGGATGATTTGAAGACGGCGTATTCAGATAGCCTACGTATTGTGTGGGCTGTTTGTTGTGCTCTGGCAGGAATCAGCGCACTCTTGAGTTTACTCACTAAAGACTATACCCTGACAGCGGGTGAGCCTGCCCAGGAGGATGTAGGAGAAACTAATAAGACAGCAACACAAGTGAAGTAA
- a CDS encoding cytochrome protein: MARIHVALLACIAFFYIFRRLTEGCKLRKLRQSSSFRNPPRVQSRGPLGIYNVLERLRFRGDILDGYLARQFETYGFTHEIKELGLHAIITAQPENIRAILSTDFESFGPGKIRKRSMAPLLGEGLFTVDGEKWKHARNMLRPLFVKSNITDMALVQRHLERILAHAIPDNDPAWSGWTEPVDLKSLFERFTMDTATESIFGRSVDSQLWAQASFPMDEVDDSAASMTQNFARAFDVSLVGVVVRMITGRLSFLFKRRKFRSAFSFVQQYVSLQVHRLLKDDLLQREGTKKPFLAVLMEAETLNETQLHEYSTNLLIASRNTTAALLSFTFALLSLHPDILEKLRSAILSTFPVDGHPARTRDGFSSSTITAEKLLQCEYLQWVLREVLRLFPPIPITGVEAKKHTALPLGGGEDGEAPILIPKDQLVIFFPYFMHRRRDIWGDDAESFRPERWAKSPPSWAYVPFSGGPRTCLGKQYALIHASYVVTRLLQSFSRIRPAHPTNNWLSAETESERSRLKVRSIRKSGFISLSVRNFQVQFWKDESS, encoded by the exons ATGGCACGTATTCATGTGGCTCTGCTGGCCTGCATTGCGTTTTTCTACATTTTCCGTCGATTGACAGAGGGTTGCAAGTTGAGGAAGCTGCGCCAATCATCATCTTTTCGGAATCCACCTCGTGTCCAAAGCAGAGGGCCCCTGGGCATCTACAATGTCCTTGAACGACTTCGATTCCGAGGCGACATTCTAGACGGATATCTAGCCAGACAGTTTGAGACATATGGATTTACCCATGAGATTAAGGAACTAGGCCTACATGCCATCATCACGGCACAACCTGAAAATATCCGAGCCATTCTGTCAACCGACTTCGAGAGTTTTGGACCGGGTAAAATTCGAAAGCGCAGTATGGCCCCTCTACTCGGTGAGGGCCTTTTTACCGTTGACGGAGAGAAATGGAAACACGCACGAAATATGCTTCGCCCACTCTTCGTGAAAAGTAATATCACAGACATGGCACTAGTCCAGAGGCATTTGGAGAGGATCTTGGCTCATGCGATTCCTGACAACGATCCGGCTTGGTCTGGCTGGACGGAACCAGTTGATTTGAAAAGTCTCTTCGAACGCTTTACAATGGATACGGCAACTGAATCAATCTTTGGACGCAGTGTAGACTCTCAACTGTGGGCCCAGGCCTCATTCCCCATGGATGAAGTAGATGATTCTGCTGCCAGCATGACCCAAAATTTCGCCAGGGCATTTGATGTCAGCCTAGTGGGAGTAGTGGTCCGCATGATTACCGGGCgactctccttccttttcaaaAGACGCAAATTCCGCAGCGCATTCAGCTTTGTCCAGCAATATGTGTCACTCCAGGTCCACCGTCTGCTCAAAGATGACCTGCTGCAACGAGAGGGGACGAAAAAGCCCTTTCTTGCTGTTCTTATGGAGGCTGAGACTCTCAATGAAACACAATTGCACGAATACTCGACCAACCTCCTCATTGCTAGCCGTAATACTACGGCCGCTCTCCTTAGCTTCACATTTGCACTGCTTTCCTTGCACCCTGACATACTCGAGAAGCTCCGGTCGGCCATCCTGTCGACATTCCCGGTCGATGGCCATCCAGCTAGAACTAGGGATGGGTTTAGTTCTTCTACGATAACGGCAGAAAAGCTCCTCCAGTGCGAATACCTACAATGGGTTTTGCGCGAGGTTCTTCGACTCTTTCCTCCCATTCCAATAACAGGGGTCGAAGCGAAGAAACACACTGCACTGCCTTTGGGCGGTGGTGAAGACGGCGAAGCTCCCATCCTTATTCCAAAAGACCAACTCGTAATCTTCTTCCCGTATTTCATGCACCGTCGCCGTGACATATGGGGTGACGACGCCGAATCCTTTCGCCCCGAGCGATGGGCTAAGTCTCCTCCTTCCTGGGCATACGTTCCCTTCAGTGGTGGTCCGCGGACATGTCTTGGCA AGCAATATGCCTTAATCCATGCTTCCTATGTTGTCACCCGTCTACTGCAAAGCTTCAGTCGTATCAGACCGGCTCACCCAACAAACAACTGGTTATCGGCCGAGACAGAGTCCGAACGTTCGAGACTGAAGGTGCGCTCTATAAGGAAATCTGGGTTTATCTCTCTTTCCGTACGGAATTTTCAAGTTCAATTCTGGAAGGACGAGTCCTCTTGA
- a CDS encoding WD40-repeat-containing domain protein, which yields MLTPPSISRSSPVTSPGPYLSYPSGLGVNLDEVMRNWDELPPERKKAGDRWSAVINPDIDKNWEIDLLHSVTHDSIVNCVQFSNDGKYIAVGCADGAVQIVEVSTGTQVARLQDEGYSHDCLCVRVRFLPDNYLLLTAHCDGNIRVWNYMGSLLRRIPCGSETGFFTLDLSANGHLIAFSERNKTVKAWDLDAASGIRQLGTLHTADDVYIVAVSPDSGYIAAGCDDGMIYIWRAASLGPGTASASGTIIEKVLEFQAHDENVMALSFTPDCRSIISGGMDGTAKLWNIDSLKAFVNEDITPNDCTLIYKAHQDMVLTVSPDPTGSWLLSGSKDMTVYLWDISTGVAEMRLGAHGNSVLGIAWSPTDKIVATGGGDRVLQLWR from the exons ATGCTTACTCCACCCTCGATTTCGAGGAGCTCGCCCGTGACATCTCCCGGCCCATACCTCTCCTATCCATCAGGGTTAGGAGTTAACCTTGACGAGGTGATGAGAAATTGGGACGAGCTGCCGCCGGAGCGGAAAAAGGCTGGTGACCGATGGTCTGCTGTGATCAACCCTGACATAGACAAGAACTGGGAGATAGACCTGCTTCATAGCGTGACGCACGATAGCATTGTCAACTGTGTCCAGTTCAGTAACGATGGCAAATATATTGCTGTTGGATGCGCAGATGGCGCGGTACAAATAGTCGAGGTTTCAACCGGAACTCAGGTGGCTCGTCTACAAGATGAGGGATATAGTCACGACTGTCTCTGTGTAAGAGTGAGGTTTTTGCCTGATAACTATCTTCTGCTGACCGCACATTGCGATGGCAATATACGC GTTTGGAACTATATGGGAAGCCTTCTTCGACGAATCCCTTGTGGTAGTGAAACTGGGTTCTTCACTCTAGATCTTTCGGCTAATGGCCATCTAATTGCGTTTTCCGAGAGAAATAAGACTGTCAAGGCTTGGGATCTGGATGCAGCATCTGGTATTCGGCAGCTCGGGACGCTCCACACAGCTGACGATGTATATATAGTCGCAGTGTCTCCCGACTCAGGTTATATTGCTGCCGGATGCGACGATGGGATGATCTACATCTGGCGTGCTGCTTCACTAGGTCCTGGTACTGCTAGCGCAAGTGGGACGATAATAGAGAAAGTATTGGAGTTTCAAGCTCACGATGAGAACGTCATGGCTCTTTCATTCACTCCAGATTGCCGAAGTATTATCTCCGGGGGCATGGATGGAACAGCAAAGCTATGGAATATTGATTCCTTGAAAGCCTTCGTCAACGAAGATATAACTCCTAACGACTGTACATTGATATACAAAGCTCACCAG GATATGGTTTTGACTGTCTCCCCAGATCCCACAGGCAGCTGGCTCCTGAGCGGCTCCAAGGATATGACTGTGTATCTATGGGACATTAGTACAGGTGTTGCTGAGATGCGGCTTGGAGCTCATGGAAACTCGG TACTCGGTATTGCATGGAGTCCTACAGATAAGATTGTAGCGACTGGAGGCGGCGATCGCGTTCTTCAATTATGGCGGTAA
- a CDS encoding cellobiose dehydrogenase yields the protein MRSSLFGGLVAMSSALGAAAMNYNSSAYSDSTTGIDFQRWCDETTGFCFGLALPETVDSDFIGQLAVPLESSNGWGGVSLSSSMTKALLIGAWPNGDSVVSSLREAQSYTNPDVYSGDASLEEIPDGTSINSTHLTYTFLCRGCVVGTPTTFGKDMDSYFFGWALSKTSPKSPASSDATLNYHAAGFGSFQMVLSDAKSAKYSTWASKAKASSTTTPSASASASPSSTPSASAAPTVLNSTYDYIVVGGGPAGIITAERLAETKKKVLLLERGVAPTVQMGNKNALSWNNSLTPHDVPALGSSLSKLGLLDDYLCDDTAGMAGCVLGGGTIVNALAFIYPQEADFNDKWPVGWKWDDVKEAASRLYERNPGSILPSADGKRYDYGMYDVLGGFFKGLGWKSVNQHEQPNEKHQAYGYPSWSVANGIRAGPVRSYLPLAQELDNFSLRLQTKVRRLVRRGGRITGVEVETESGAIEIINIRAGGKVVLAAGSMSTPRVLFNSGIGPAKQIENVKSGSTGITVPAQEEWINLPVGENLKDHPMFTISVHTKSNFTAFNTSSVLSGPAAAVQQLYSKGSGVLSEGGHRLQFWTSNEGSDGKTRFYQGSCSVASDGVITMKLYLTHGATSSGVLGIGSSGATVMETEPWLQTDADKEAVTQFLQGLLNDMTNSTAGFTVPGFSSAADIIAKMTSGDHFVGTTKMGTDDGRTGGSSVVDTNAKVYGTENLYVVDASIHPDLPTGNTQAIVMIAAEAAAAKIIAAGDSIPASSASVSAPAQKTAYPSSAASSNAVTSAVASVSTTPAASSAAPESTSDCDETFTTTVTPAETAAPTHATAGSTTRAVLSSTSAAAAGTISSVDAASVTVVTVTKQVVVTSTTTITVLPTFA from the exons ATGCGTTCCTCTCTCTTCGGAGGCCTCGTGGCCATGAGCTCGGCGCTCGGCGCTGCGGCCATGAACTACAACTCTTCCGCCTACAGTGATTCGACGACTGGTATCGACTTCCAAAGATGGTGCGATGAAACGACCGGCTTTTGCTTCGGCTTGGCCCTCCCTGAAACGGTTGATTCAGACTTCATCGGTCAGCTGGCTGTGCCTCTTGAATCCTCCAACGGATGGGGTGGTGTCAGTCTTTCAAGCTCGATGACCAAGGCCCTTTTGATCGGAGCCTGGCCCAACGGCGACTCTGTCGTCTCGAGTCTGCGTGAAGCTCAGTCCTACACCAACCCTGACGTCTATAGCGGAGATGCCAGCCTCGAAGAGATCCCTGATGGGACTTCCATCAACAGTACTCACCTTACCTATACCTTCCTGTGCCGCGGCTGTGTCGTTGGAACGCCCACCACCTTCGGTAAAGATATGGACAGCTACTTCTTTGGCTGGGCTCTTAGCAAGACTAGCCCCAAGTCCCCCGCTTCTTCCGATGCCACTCTGAACTACCACGCTGCCGGATTCGGTAGCTTCCAGATGGTCCTCTCTGACGCCAAGTCCGCCAAGTACTCTACATGGGcctccaaagccaaggcGTCTTCCACCACTACCCCttccgcctccgcctccgctAGCCCTAGCAGCACCCCCTCAGCTAGCGCCGCCCCAACCGTCTTGAACTCGACTTATGACTACATCGTTGTGGGAGGTGGTCCGGCTGGTATCATCACTGCCGAGCGGTTGGCCgagaccaagaagaaggtcttGCTGCTTGAACGTGGTGTTGCTCCTACCGTGCAGATGGGTAACAAGAACGCTCTTTCGTGGAACAACTCCCTGACTCCCCACGATGTTCCTGCCCTCGGTAGCTCCCTCTCTAAGCTTGGTCTCCTCGATGACTATCTTTGCGATGACACTGCTGGTATGGCGGGTTGTGTTCTCGGTGGTGGCACTATTGTCAACGCTCTTGCCTTCATCTACCCCCAAGAGGCCGATTTCAACGACAAGTGGCCTGTCGGCTGGAAGTGGGACGATGTCAAGGAAGCCGCTTCCCGTCTGTATGAGCGCAACCCTGGTAGCATTCTCCCATCCGCTGATGGCAAGCGCTATGACTATGGCATGTACGATGTCCTCGGAGGCTTCTTCAAGGGCCTCGGCTGGAAGTCGGTCAACCAACATGAGCAGCCGAATGAGAAGCACCAGGCTTATGGTTACCCATCCTGGTCCGTTGCTAACGGCATTCGTGCTGGCCCCGTTCGTTCTTACCTTCCCCTAGCTCAGGAGCTCGATAACTTCTCCCTCCGCCTTCAGACCAAGGTCCGCCGTCTGGTACGTCGCGGTGGTCGCATCACCGGTGTCGAGGTCGAGACTGAATCTGGTGCCATCGAGATCATCAACATCCGTGCTGGTGGCAAGGTTGTCCTGGCTGCTGGTTCCATGTCTACCCCTCGTGTCTTGTTCAACTCTGGTATCGGACCTGCTAAGCAGATTGAGAATGTGAAGAGCGGCTCCACTGGCATTACCGTCCCTGCCCAGGAAGAGTGGATCAACCTGCCCGTCGGTGAGAACCTGAAGGATCACCCCATGTTCACTATCAGCGTCCACACCAAGAGCAACTTCACTGCTTTCAACACCTCCAGCGTCCTCTCCGGCCCGGCTGCTGCCGTCCAGCAGCTCTACTCAAAAGGCTCTGGTGTGTTGTCCGAGGGTGGCCATCGCCTGCAGTTCTGGACCTCCAATGAAGGCAGTGACGGCAAGACCCGCTTCTACCAGGGATCTTGCAGTGTTGCCAGCGATGGTGTCATCACTATGAAGCTGTACTTGACCCACGGAGCAACCTCCTCTGGTGTTCTTGGAATCGGATCCTCCGGAGCCACCGTCATGGAGACTGAACCCTGGTTGCAGACCGATGCGGACAAGGAAGCCGTCACCCAGTTCCTCCAGGGCCTGCTGAACGACATGACGAACTCGACTGCCGGGTTCACCGTCCCCGGCTTCAGCTCTGCCGCCGATATCATCGCCAAGATGACCAGCGGGGACCATTTCGTCGGAACCACCAAGATGGGCACTGATGATGGCCGCACCGGCGGTTCCTCTGTCGTCGATACTAACGCCAAGGTCTACGGTACTGAGAACTTG TACGTCGTCGACGCCAGTATCCACCCCGACCTGCCTACCGGCAACACTCAGGCCATCGTCATGATTGCCGCCGAAGCTGCCGCCGCCAAGATCATCGCCGCTGGCGACTCCATCCCTGCTTCCAGCGCGTCGGTGTCGGCCCCCGCCCAGAAAACTGCCTACCCCAGCAGCGCCGCTAGCAGCAACGCCGTTACCAGCGCCGTCGCCAGCGTGTCCACTACCCCCGCTGCCTCCTCCGCGGCCCCCGAGTCCACCAGCGACTGTGACGAGAccttcaccaccaccgtcacCCCCGCTGAAACCGCTGCCCCCACCCACGCTACCGCCGGTAGCACCACCAGGGCCGTCCTCAGCTCCACTTctgctgcggctgctggCACTATCTCCTCCGTGGATGCTGCCTCCGTCACCGTAGTGACAGTCACCAAGCAGGTTGTGGTCACGAGCACTACCACCATCACTGTTCTGCCTACCTTCGCCTAG